A window from Lactiplantibacillus pentosus encodes these proteins:
- a CDS encoding alpha-L-rhamnosidase, whose protein sequence is MNISQILINHMHEPLGFDLTNLRIEFKVDAPHYTKVKKQLIIWKSNSEQPCYQTELTDYDNNFFDVAMDLEPRTEYSVRIILQNSEQQISADSHFETGKMAEKYTADWIGNSNKSVQNTLFKKSFKTTQPIVKARLYATGLGLYEAYLDHQKIGDEYLAPGVTAYNKWVQVQTYDVTKALQSPATHELCFSTGDGWYKGTYGFDGGKDCIYGDQQRILAELHLTYADGSTTVLNTDSSWETTTGKITKSAIYYGEDIDDTLTITDWQPVVILSESKTTLQDRLSLPIKIHENLAVQQILTTPAKETVLDFGQNHAGWLTFYNREPKGTVLTFQFGEILQQENFYRENLRAARASFTYVSDGKEGWVRPHFTYFGFRYVKVTGNTKPLDSQDYKSPVLYSDMATTGSIHTDNKDVNRLFKNIVWGQKSNFLDVPTDCPQRDERLGWTGDANIFSNTAAYNMNVFQFFKKYARDMAVEQSQHDGMLTMYAPAMGVDDGGAAVWGDAATIIPWNMYQDYGDTAVLKQNYTAMKSWVNWITANTKTPNLWTGMFQFGDWIALDGENPALPTGKTDEDFIASVYYYYSSLIVAKTAAMLNHSQDADEFSSLATNIKSAIQREYITPTGRLAIDTQTAYALALQFELVPKSQVKRVLNDLTNRLGKDNDHLKTGFVGTPFICQVLSKYGQHKVATKIFLQTDFPSWLYAVKMDATTVWERWNSVEPDGSMNKDGMNSLNHYSIGAIMEWAYKYLVGISEHDAGYQSITFVPHFDYRLKQISGHYDTPYGPFKMSSRIETDTNHTIKVSLTVPFGTTVTVKLPRAEGRQIHVNDQILTGNSFKLIGGQYEIYYQPTNNYIEHYSEDTAAATIMADQQLVQQIDRIDSVLDFFKNDPDAVQGGLGKMSLTKLNTLLPFINIDTDHLVKINDLLTSTPLSSERQFMKER, encoded by the coding sequence ATGAATATTTCACAGATTTTAATTAATCATATGCATGAACCACTGGGATTTGATCTAACTAATTTGCGAATTGAATTCAAGGTTGATGCGCCACATTACACTAAAGTGAAGAAACAACTTATTATTTGGAAATCGAATTCAGAGCAACCTTGTTATCAAACTGAATTAACCGATTACGATAATAACTTTTTCGACGTTGCAATGGATTTAGAACCTCGAACAGAATATTCTGTCCGCATCATCCTTCAAAATAGCGAGCAACAAATTTCCGCAGATAGCCACTTTGAGACTGGTAAAATGGCTGAAAAATACACAGCAGATTGGATTGGAAATTCCAATAAATCGGTTCAAAACACACTATTCAAAAAATCGTTTAAGACGACACAACCAATCGTAAAAGCGAGATTATATGCGACTGGATTGGGATTGTATGAAGCGTATTTAGATCATCAAAAGATTGGTGATGAGTATTTAGCACCAGGCGTGACTGCCTATAACAAATGGGTTCAAGTCCAAACCTATGATGTCACAAAAGCTTTACAGTCACCAGCAACGCATGAACTATGCTTTAGTACCGGTGATGGCTGGTATAAAGGAACCTATGGCTTTGATGGTGGTAAGGATTGTATTTACGGTGACCAGCAGCGCATCCTCGCCGAACTTCATCTGACCTATGCAGACGGCAGTACAACTGTTTTGAATACCGATTCGAGCTGGGAAACCACAACTGGAAAAATCACCAAATCAGCGATCTATTATGGCGAAGATATTGACGACACACTCACTATTACTGATTGGCAGCCAGTGGTCATCCTCTCAGAGTCTAAAACGACGCTTCAAGATCGTTTAAGTCTGCCAATCAAGATTCACGAGAATCTGGCAGTTCAACAAATACTGACAACACCTGCAAAAGAGACCGTACTCGATTTTGGCCAAAACCATGCAGGTTGGCTAACTTTTTATAATCGAGAGCCCAAGGGGACTGTATTAACTTTTCAATTTGGTGAAATCTTGCAACAAGAAAACTTTTACCGTGAGAACCTTAGAGCTGCCCGGGCCAGCTTCACATATGTATCAGATGGAAAAGAAGGTTGGGTTCGGCCTCATTTCACCTATTTTGGTTTCCGTTACGTTAAAGTTACAGGTAATACGAAGCCACTTGATTCACAGGACTACAAATCACCAGTTCTGTATTCCGACATGGCGACTACGGGCTCAATTCACACTGATAACAAAGATGTCAACCGTCTCTTTAAGAACATTGTTTGGGGACAGAAAAGCAACTTCCTGGACGTTCCAACCGACTGTCCTCAGCGTGACGAACGTCTAGGTTGGACAGGTGATGCTAATATCTTCTCCAATACTGCAGCATACAACATGAACGTCTTTCAGTTCTTCAAAAAGTATGCACGTGACATGGCAGTAGAACAAAGTCAGCATGATGGCATGCTGACAATGTATGCGCCTGCTATGGGTGTTGATGATGGCGGTGCAGCTGTCTGGGGCGATGCAGCCACCATTATCCCATGGAACATGTATCAAGATTACGGTGATACCGCGGTATTAAAGCAAAACTATACCGCTATGAAATCCTGGGTCAATTGGATAACTGCAAATACAAAAACCCCTAATTTATGGACTGGCATGTTTCAATTTGGTGATTGGATTGCCTTGGATGGTGAAAACCCTGCGCTTCCAACGGGTAAAACCGACGAAGATTTCATCGCATCCGTTTATTACTATTACTCCAGTTTAATTGTCGCAAAAACTGCAGCTATGCTTAATCATTCCCAAGATGCTGATGAATTCTCCAGTCTAGCGACGAATATTAAGTCAGCGATTCAACGAGAATATATTACACCGACTGGGCGTTTGGCAATCGATACTCAAACTGCCTATGCACTTGCGCTTCAATTTGAATTGGTTCCTAAATCACAAGTAAAACGTGTCCTTAATGATCTTACCAATCGACTTGGAAAGGATAACGATCACTTAAAAACTGGTTTTGTCGGGACGCCATTCATTTGCCAAGTATTATCCAAATATGGACAGCACAAAGTCGCAACCAAGATTTTCTTGCAAACCGATTTTCCAAGCTGGCTATATGCTGTCAAAATGGATGCAACCACTGTTTGGGAGCGTTGGAATTCCGTAGAACCCGACGGTAGTATGAACAAAGATGGCATGAACTCTCTGAACCATTACAGCATTGGTGCCATTATGGAATGGGCTTACAAATACTTAGTTGGTATTAGTGAACATGACGCTGGCTATCAATCAATCACCTTTGTGCCTCATTTCGACTATCGACTGAAACAAATCAGTGGACACTACGATACGCCCTATGGTCCATTCAAGATGAGTTCACGTATCGAAACGGACACTAATCATACGATTAAAGTTAGCCTGACCGTTCCTTTTGGTACTACCGTTACTGTTAAGCTACCAAGAGCTGAAGGTCGTCAAATCCACGTGAATGATCAGATATTGACCGGCAACAGTTTCAAACTCATCGGCGGTCAGTATGAAATCTACTATCAACCAACTAATAACTACATCGAGCACTACTCTGAGGATACAGCCGCTGCGACGATTATGGCTGATCAGCAATTGGTACAACAAATTGACCGTATTGATTCGGTATTAGATTTCTTTAAGAATGATCCTGATGCCGTTCAAGGTGGTCTTGGTAAGATGTCGTTAACTAAGCTAAACACATTATTACCTTTTATCAACATTGATACAGATCATCTCGTCAAAATCAATGATTTGCTGACATCGACACCATTATCAAGTGAGCGTCAGTTTATGAAGGAGCGATAA
- a CDS encoding glycoside hydrolase family 3 protein, which yields MLDLTQKPYYLNQDQIDYVQNKVSQMTLDEKIGQLFFVIGQDKDTVDLPAFIRKYQPGGMMYRPDSAEKIKDEVKHIQSATKIPLFFAANLESGGNGIVTEGTWFGMPLQMAATDDTTSAFKLGEVAGNEARQVGVNMSFAPIVDIDNNFRNPIMNTRTFGSNQSKVIQMSSAQTKGLQKSDIIPVIKHFPGDGVDERDQHLLSSINSLSADDWMTSYGQIYHHFIEAGIPSIMIAHIMQPAWERRLQPGIEDKDLRPASSSKLLIDGLLRDQLNFNGLTITDATPMLGYNTTLPRSEVLPATINAGIDMILFNKNIDEDYAYIKEAIQNHTLPMSRVDTAVTRILGTKLSQGVMDIEETSLKTPASQLNLNKAEHLRWADEVAKKSVTLVKDRDRLLPVTPAKYPRIRLVVLGDSDDGGFKEGGHVANAFQKGLEDQGFEVSLFDQNKLDFHEVFEEGVSDLQKKFDLALYIANVETASNQTTTRLNWVHLMAADAPWYLQSIPTVFISTANPYHLFDLPRVSTFINAYTGNQSNIDAVLRKISGQEPFVGKSPVDPFCGDLTAKL from the coding sequence ATGCTAGATTTAACGCAAAAACCATATTATTTAAACCAAGATCAAATTGACTATGTTCAAAACAAAGTTTCACAAATGACTCTGGATGAAAAGATTGGCCAACTATTCTTCGTTATCGGACAAGATAAAGATACCGTTGATTTGCCCGCATTCATCCGGAAATACCAGCCAGGCGGGATGATGTATCGACCCGATTCTGCAGAGAAAATTAAGGATGAAGTTAAACACATTCAGTCAGCTACCAAAATTCCATTGTTCTTTGCAGCAAATTTGGAATCTGGCGGTAATGGCATTGTTACAGAAGGAACTTGGTTTGGGATGCCCCTCCAGATGGCAGCCACAGACGATACCACTAGTGCGTTTAAACTAGGCGAAGTCGCCGGTAATGAAGCACGTCAAGTTGGTGTCAACATGTCTTTTGCACCAATTGTAGACATCGATAACAACTTTCGCAACCCAATTATGAATACCCGTACATTTGGGAGCAATCAATCAAAAGTCATTCAAATGTCCTCAGCTCAGACGAAGGGATTACAGAAAAGTGACATTATCCCTGTTATCAAACATTTTCCAGGAGACGGGGTCGATGAACGTGATCAACACCTTTTAAGTTCCATTAATTCACTATCCGCCGACGACTGGATGACTTCCTATGGGCAGATCTATCACCATTTTATCGAAGCTGGTATTCCAAGTATTATGATTGCACATATTATGCAACCTGCTTGGGAACGCCGTTTACAACCAGGAATTGAAGATAAAGACTTACGGCCTGCATCTAGTTCCAAGCTATTAATCGATGGTTTACTACGCGATCAATTAAACTTTAACGGGCTTACCATTACGGATGCCACACCAATGTTAGGCTATAATACAACACTGCCCCGGTCTGAGGTCCTACCTGCAACCATTAATGCTGGCATTGATATGATTCTCTTTAATAAGAATATCGATGAGGATTATGCTTATATCAAGGAAGCTATTCAGAATCACACCTTACCAATGTCACGTGTGGATACAGCCGTGACGCGCATTCTCGGCACAAAACTATCACAGGGCGTTATGGACATTGAAGAAACTTCTTTGAAAACACCGGCCAGCCAATTGAATCTTAATAAAGCGGAACACTTACGCTGGGCAGATGAAGTTGCCAAAAAGTCAGTCACGCTAGTCAAAGACCGCGACCGTTTATTACCCGTAACTCCTGCAAAATACCCACGGATTCGTCTCGTTGTATTAGGTGATTCTGACGACGGTGGCTTTAAAGAAGGCGGGCATGTTGCGAACGCATTTCAGAAGGGCTTGGAAGACCAAGGGTTTGAAGTCTCGTTATTTGATCAAAACAAATTAGATTTTCACGAAGTATTTGAAGAAGGCGTCAGCGACCTACAGAAAAAGTTTGATTTGGCACTCTATATTGCAAACGTCGAAACTGCCAGCAACCAAACGACGACCCGGTTGAATTGGGTCCATTTAATGGCTGCCGATGCTCCTTGGTATTTGCAAAGTATTCCAACAGTCTTCATCTCTACGGCCAATCCATACCACTTGTTTGATTTGCCACGAGTCTCGACATTTATCAATGCTTATACGGGAAATCAATCAAATATTGATGCGGTATTACGCAAAATCAGTGGTCAAGAACCATTCGTCGGCAAAAGCCCTGTTGACCCATTCTGCGGAGATTTAACGGCTAAACTATAA
- a CDS encoding glycoside hydrolase family 43 protein produces MVLKYQNPILRGMYPDPSITRVGSTYYMVNSTFEYYPGIALSKSNDLLNWTKLPGIVSSPNQADLRQSKSNEGIFAVCLRYYEHHFYVITTNFAEFKTFLIRGRLSDDGENVEWETQRTEIDVPGIDPDIYFEDQHAYVQFTGYVDKQGTKAIRQVEIDLTTGKIIHEPVILTYGTGGRDVEGPHILKKSGWYYLLAAEGGTGEGHMITIFRSKSIWGPYTDDSAINPLFTNRDRASEPLQNIGHGDLFQDVNHNWWLVCLGTRPAQVGFTAITNIGRETLLYPVTWEKDWPTVNNRIPTVNVDLSQFPKHAASLPHAQQQNRFVDQFTTSDLNPEWLSLRDQVPGLSIYDGQLHLPGNEHQLSDLSTPAFIGVRQTEHDERFTVTLSPDSHINQGSFGIATIIDADHFAALLIRQSSEGGYIVYRCQQVGDLKVNRELGTLPEYPAALSILNRSDKKTFVATMSDEKQVSFSTDSLLLSNQAIAALNTGDIQGIFAYKNAQFVISQAVREALPKHE; encoded by the coding sequence ATGGTCTTAAAATATCAAAACCCAATCTTACGGGGAATGTATCCTGACCCTAGTATCACGCGAGTTGGTTCTACTTACTATATGGTTAACAGTACTTTTGAATACTATCCGGGAATTGCACTATCCAAAAGTAACGATTTGCTGAATTGGACGAAACTCCCCGGAATCGTATCTTCTCCTAATCAAGCGGATCTACGACAGTCGAAGTCTAATGAGGGTATATTTGCAGTATGTTTGCGATATTACGAACACCATTTTTATGTGATTACCACTAATTTTGCCGAATTTAAGACTTTCCTGATTCGTGGTCGTTTAAGTGATGACGGCGAAAACGTCGAATGGGAAACACAGCGGACAGAAATCGATGTCCCTGGGATTGATCCGGATATCTACTTTGAAGATCAACACGCTTATGTCCAGTTCACCGGATATGTTGATAAACAAGGGACAAAGGCAATCCGTCAAGTCGAGATAGATTTAACGACAGGCAAGATTATTCATGAGCCTGTGATTCTAACCTATGGTACTGGTGGTCGAGATGTTGAAGGCCCTCATATTCTCAAAAAGTCAGGTTGGTATTACTTATTGGCAGCAGAAGGCGGTACCGGTGAAGGTCACATGATTACCATTTTCAGGAGTAAATCCATTTGGGGGCCATACACTGATGACAGCGCGATCAATCCGCTGTTTACCAATCGTGATCGAGCGAGTGAACCCCTTCAAAATATCGGTCATGGCGACTTATTCCAAGATGTCAATCATAATTGGTGGCTTGTTTGCTTGGGGACCCGTCCCGCACAGGTTGGGTTCACAGCGATTACAAACATCGGGCGAGAAACTTTACTCTACCCTGTTACTTGGGAAAAGGACTGGCCAACTGTGAATAATAGGATTCCTACAGTAAATGTTGACTTATCCCAATTTCCAAAGCATGCGGCATCATTGCCACACGCTCAGCAACAGAATCGCTTCGTAGATCAGTTCACCACGTCTGATTTAAATCCCGAGTGGCTGAGCTTACGAGATCAAGTGCCAGGGCTTAGCATTTACGACGGCCAACTTCACTTACCTGGTAACGAACATCAATTATCAGACCTCAGCACGCCAGCATTTATTGGTGTTCGACAAACGGAACATGATGAACGATTCACTGTCACACTTTCACCTGACAGTCATATCAATCAAGGAAGTTTTGGAATCGCAACTATCATAGATGCAGATCATTTTGCTGCACTTTTGATCAGACAAAGCTCAGAAGGTGGCTACATCGTTTACCGCTGTCAGCAAGTAGGTGATCTAAAAGTCAACCGGGAATTAGGTACTTTACCAGAATACCCGGCAGCACTCAGCATCTTAAATCGTTCAGATAAGAAAACATTTGTCGCAACGATGAGTGACGAGAAGCAAGTCTCCTTCTCAACAGATAGTCTCTTGCTATCAAATCAAGCAATCGCAGCACTGAATACCGGTGATATTCAAGGTATATTCGCTTATAAGAACGCACAGTTCGTCATTTCTCAAGCTGTACGTGAGGCTTTACCGAAGCATGAGTGA
- a CDS encoding carboxylesterase family protein: protein MPSKIIYNCEVINAGYYVTSADLLGETGEQLTESHLRFEVNGHKIGIKSLLKVGRKIHIEFEETRALSLLNFDVKKFVNEFYYPQVNLKVCNQNTVQYEVIFKDDDYLADFDTNIFQRDTGRISYYQYQTGSKDEARPLVVFLHGSGERGFKNQMPLLGNDVPKTIHDYISKHENAVLLVPQATWAPELNGWFRPEIRKTLLSLIKSKIQSDNIDSKRIYLVGLSNGGAATWHFAEHHSDLFSAIVPCCGYIYNEDKSFVGAAGEGRYMHPRMAEAKALKETPIWAFHSHDDHTVNVQGTLEATEMVKKCGNQNVNVTIYDDGKVTPNPHGCWEPAFDTPTLLPWLFSQRKS from the coding sequence ATGCCAAGTAAGATTATTTATAATTGTGAAGTTATTAATGCGGGCTATTATGTTACAAGCGCTGATTTGTTAGGAGAAACTGGTGAACAGCTCACCGAGTCACACCTCCGTTTTGAAGTTAATGGTCATAAGATTGGAATCAAGTCACTATTAAAAGTTGGTCGCAAAATTCATATCGAATTTGAAGAGACACGGGCATTATCGCTGTTGAATTTTGATGTAAAAAAATTTGTCAACGAATTTTACTACCCCCAAGTTAATTTGAAGGTTTGCAACCAAAATACTGTACAGTATGAAGTTATCTTTAAAGATGATGACTATTTGGCAGATTTCGATACAAATATTTTTCAAAGGGATACTGGCCGAATCTCTTATTATCAATATCAGACGGGTTCCAAAGATGAAGCAAGACCATTAGTTGTCTTTTTACATGGCTCTGGTGAAAGAGGATTCAAGAACCAGATGCCATTGTTAGGTAATGATGTGCCCAAAACAATTCATGATTATATCTCTAAGCATGAAAATGCTGTCTTGCTGGTCCCACAAGCGACTTGGGCACCTGAGTTAAACGGTTGGTTCCGACCTGAAATCCGTAAAACATTATTGAGTCTGATTAAATCAAAAATTCAGTCAGATAATATTGACTCAAAACGTATTTATTTGGTGGGCCTATCTAACGGCGGTGCAGCAACATGGCATTTTGCAGAACATCACTCAGATTTATTTAGTGCAATCGTCCCCTGTTGCGGGTATATTTATAACGAAGATAAATCCTTTGTGGGGGCGGCTGGTGAGGGCCGATATATGCATCCACGCATGGCAGAAGCGAAGGCACTCAAAGAAACACCAATTTGGGCATTCCATTCACATGACGATCATACCGTAAATGTGCAAGGAACACTTGAAGCAACTGAGATGGTCAAAAAATGTGGTAATCAAAATGTCAATGTGACGATTTATGATGATGGTAAAGTTACACCAAATCCACACGGGTGCTGGGAACCAGCATTTGATACACCGACATTGTTACCATGGCTGTTCTCACAAAGAAAATCGTAG
- a CDS encoding AraC family transcriptional regulator has protein sequence MNTEVLELLRRNNRPRDWKKIAAGMHVHPVDNVGDKPVYEFFSTLDDSLEINLQSIAISVQPVNSYIPFHIHNYVELMVPLLGDCVVATKHGNFRVAQDDVIVMGARTVHQVQPIDDGSIVVNIALKRSAFSLNDFEFLRPVNNTTNISTLLLSILSNEDRSEGNYSIFGTKHNAKIVGVLYDIIQEFYAADGQSNQIIRLEILTLFLRLIRVASETDFRVKKQVNMGTNLLSLLLYIEKHYSTITLAAMADYFGFNPNYLSAFLKGKTGLTFIKLVHLQRINVAAEYLTYTSAPVDQIAIKVGYENPSYFYKVFRKHLGVSPSEYRAQHQLK, from the coding sequence ATGAATACCGAAGTTTTAGAATTATTACGACGGAATAATCGACCACGTGATTGGAAGAAAATTGCAGCTGGAATGCATGTTCATCCAGTCGATAATGTTGGTGATAAGCCAGTGTATGAATTTTTTAGTACTTTGGATGATTCCTTGGAAATTAATTTGCAATCTATTGCGATTTCAGTACAGCCTGTAAATTCATACATTCCGTTTCACATTCACAATTATGTTGAATTGATGGTTCCACTGTTAGGAGACTGTGTTGTTGCAACCAAGCATGGCAACTTTCGGGTTGCTCAAGACGATGTGATTGTTATGGGGGCAAGAACGGTACACCAGGTACAACCAATTGATGATGGCTCAATTGTCGTCAATATCGCTTTGAAGCGATCGGCTTTCTCGTTAAACGATTTTGAATTTTTACGTCCAGTCAATAACACGACGAACATATCAACATTACTCTTATCGATACTTTCCAATGAAGATCGTAGTGAAGGCAATTATAGTATATTTGGAACAAAGCATAATGCCAAAATCGTAGGGGTGCTATATGATATCATCCAGGAATTTTATGCTGCGGATGGTCAGAGTAATCAGATTATTCGGCTAGAAATTTTAACTTTGTTTTTGCGGCTCATTCGTGTGGCTTCAGAGACTGATTTCAGGGTTAAAAAGCAGGTGAATATGGGGACCAACTTATTGTCTTTATTGCTATATATTGAAAAGCACTATTCAACGATTACGTTAGCAGCCATGGCAGACTATTTTGGATTCAATCCTAATTATTTGTCAGCTTTTTTAAAGGGTAAGACTGGATTAACGTTTATCAAACTGGTCCATTTGCAACGAATTAATGTTGCTGCAGAATATTTGACGTATACTTCGGCACCCGTTGATCAAATCGCGATTAAAGTTGGCTATGAAAATCCGTCATATTTTTATAAAGTCTTTCGGAAGCACCTAGGTGTGTCTCCTTCTGAGTACCGAGCCCAGCATCAACTAAAATAA